From Sulfurirhabdus autotrophica, the proteins below share one genomic window:
- a CDS encoding ATP-binding protein yields MKQFIGSLYVRLVMVFLIALSASFATMYFLFLTHLEEARNSNFARSIATQVRLVEELLHSSSAASLPSLNGVKLSQSPPQAPPLADAEMARRLPFLKEQLHKELGRKVVSIPLSGAIRGMWINLITPLNQPQWMFIAMRKPDAGPAGPLLPALIVGFAVFLGGGMLLLWQIQRPLKQLGKALESVGESRELTMLPISGAGEIRLLSQRYNRMVDRLQRYEEDRSTMLAGVAHDLRTPITRLRLLIELAQSTRSGEMQHNLDDIERITEQFLIYARGNDDEDIELRNLYLFVEEVAGPYISQGVSIVDDQRDIVIPVRPNSLRRALINLIENALEYGSQPVTVYLSQDHDSIALTVKDSGAGIPQNLISRAMRPFTRLDGARGGKGHCGLGLGIASKIAEAHQGTLVLNNLEGDGFTASIYLPVLPSKTMK; encoded by the coding sequence ATGAAGCAATTTATCGGTTCACTATACGTGCGGCTGGTGATGGTTTTTCTCATCGCCCTGAGTGCCAGTTTTGCCACTATGTATTTTTTGTTTCTGACGCATCTGGAAGAAGCGAGAAACAGTAATTTTGCCCGCTCAATTGCTACGCAAGTGCGGTTGGTTGAGGAATTGTTGCACAGCAGTTCTGCGGCATCACTCCCTTCCCTCAATGGCGTTAAACTGTCTCAGTCTCCACCACAGGCGCCCCCTTTGGCGGACGCCGAAATGGCACGTCGCTTGCCTTTTCTCAAGGAGCAATTGCATAAGGAATTGGGGCGAAAAGTGGTATCTATTCCGCTATCAGGTGCAATTAGAGGGATGTGGATTAATCTGATTACACCATTGAATCAGCCGCAGTGGATGTTTATTGCCATGCGAAAACCGGATGCTGGTCCTGCTGGCCCATTGTTACCTGCCTTGATTGTTGGTTTCGCAGTATTTCTGGGAGGGGGCATGTTGTTGCTATGGCAAATTCAGCGCCCACTTAAACAGTTGGGTAAAGCTTTGGAATCAGTTGGTGAGTCTCGCGAATTAACCATGCTACCAATTAGTGGTGCCGGTGAAATTCGCCTGCTTTCGCAACGCTACAACCGCATGGTGGATCGTCTGCAGCGTTACGAAGAAGACCGCAGTACTATGCTGGCTGGAGTGGCACATGATCTGCGTACCCCCATTACGCGTTTGCGACTACTAATAGAATTGGCACAAAGTACACGTAGTGGTGAAATGCAACATAACCTTGATGACATCGAACGTATAACTGAACAATTTCTGATTTATGCGCGGGGTAATGATGACGAGGATATTGAACTTCGGAATTTGTACCTGTTTGTCGAGGAAGTGGCAGGACCCTATATCAGTCAGGGTGTTTCCATTGTGGATGATCAACGCGATATTGTCATTCCCGTACGCCCGAATTCGCTGCGTCGCGCTTTGATAAATTTGATTGAAAACGCACTTGAATACGGTTCTCAACCGGTGACTGTCTATTTGTCGCAGGACCATGACTCAATCGCTCTGACTGTAAAAGATTCAGGCGCAGGTATTCCGCAAAATCTGATATCCCGTGCTATGCGCCCGTTTACCAGACTGGATGGAGCACGCGGGGGAAAAGGGCATTGCGGCTTAGGACTGGGTATAGCTTCTAAAATTGCGGAAGCACATCAGGGAACGTTGGTGCTAAATAACCTTGAAGGTGACGGATTTACTGCCTCAATATATTTGCCGGTTTTACCTTCGAAAACGATGAAGTGA